One part of the Lapillicoccus jejuensis genome encodes these proteins:
- a CDS encoding glycoside hydrolase family 2 TIM barrel-domain containing protein — translation MLPDIGVLRPWTDPTCVAIGRLPLHADATRPDTARLVLDGDWDFRLAETPDDVEATWVAAQPPADGWRTLAVPGNWTMQIAEDLPHYTNVQMPFPGPPPRLPERNPTGVYRRTVDVPADWDGRRLVLRLDGVETAHAVWLDGTFVGYGTDSRLPSEYDVTALLTPGRPAQLALAVVRYAAASYVEDQDNWWMAGPHRGIVLEALPTTALDDVVVVPDWDPETGLGRADIAATVRFAGEPQEGWTVRVVLGGVDGGPGHPGADDLDAPVPTSLRPYEYRGHTAHVVWEDLDVEPWSAERPELHEVRVELLDPQGDVVDVVTTRTGFRRTEVRGSDFLVNGQRVWVHGVNRHDIHPDRGSAVTREDIRDDLLQMRRHNITAVRTSHYPNDSAFYELCDELGFYVVCEADIESHAWNWSLCDDPDYRATWVDRGARMVSRLRNHPSIVQWSLGNESGYGANHDALAGWIRRVDPSRPLHYEDAIRTLGWLHGHHATDVVCPMYATIDAIAAYGAQVASGEADRPLVLCEYSHAMGNSNGSLADYWETIWSTPGLQGGFVWEWKDHGLRQTLPDGRTRLAYGGQFGDEPNDANFVADGLVSADLGPHPAMRELAWVHRPVAVEVAPGGDGLLVRNRQAFLGLDGLVGRWRLTVDGEPAGEGELAVEVAPLGEATTPYPRDVPEGASVLLDVEWTTREDAWWAPAGHLVAWDQVVLRGGAVPAPAADGGRVPTADEAGAPALHVWRAATDNDGFKVFHADEDDELQGGKALASWKRWGLLDDGFTLPHELSSEEAAGGVLHRLVVDVPQEYDDLPRVGMVLEVDPRFSQVSWFGRGPHECYPDRQSSAVLGRHEGPVDDLPYLMPQEYGLRTDTTWVELVDPATGDALRFTTRGEPFHFSATRHTSRQLWAARSADELEPHDRLVVCLDAAHRGLGTASCGPDVLDRYKVPTGRHEVAVLVQVVRPV, via the coding sequence GTGCTCCCCGACATCGGCGTCCTGCGCCCCTGGACCGACCCCACCTGCGTCGCCATCGGCCGCCTGCCGCTGCACGCCGACGCGACCCGCCCCGACACCGCCCGGCTCGTCCTCGACGGCGACTGGGACTTCCGCCTGGCGGAGACCCCGGACGACGTCGAGGCGACCTGGGTCGCCGCGCAGCCGCCGGCCGACGGGTGGCGCACCCTCGCCGTCCCCGGCAACTGGACGATGCAGATCGCCGAGGACCTGCCGCACTACACGAACGTCCAGATGCCCTTCCCCGGCCCGCCGCCGCGGCTGCCCGAGCGCAACCCCACCGGCGTCTACCGCCGCACCGTCGACGTGCCGGCCGACTGGGACGGGCGCCGGCTCGTGCTGCGGCTCGACGGCGTCGAGACCGCCCACGCCGTCTGGCTCGACGGCACGTTCGTCGGCTACGGGACCGACAGCCGCCTCCCGAGCGAGTACGACGTCACCGCGCTGCTGACTCCCGGCCGACCGGCGCAGCTGGCGCTCGCGGTCGTGCGCTACGCCGCCGCCAGCTACGTCGAGGACCAGGACAACTGGTGGATGGCCGGTCCGCACCGCGGCATCGTCCTCGAGGCGCTGCCGACGACCGCGCTCGACGACGTCGTCGTCGTGCCCGACTGGGACCCGGAGACCGGTCTCGGCCGGGCCGACATCGCCGCGACCGTGCGCTTCGCCGGCGAGCCGCAGGAGGGGTGGACCGTCCGGGTCGTCCTCGGCGGCGTCGACGGCGGGCCGGGCCACCCCGGCGCCGACGACCTCGACGCGCCCGTCCCGACGTCGCTGCGCCCCTACGAGTACCGCGGCCACACCGCGCACGTCGTGTGGGAGGACCTCGACGTCGAGCCGTGGAGCGCGGAGCGCCCCGAGCTGCACGAGGTGCGCGTCGAGCTGCTCGACCCTCAGGGCGACGTCGTGGACGTCGTCACGACGCGCACCGGCTTCCGGCGCACCGAGGTCCGGGGAAGCGACTTCCTCGTCAACGGACAGCGGGTCTGGGTGCACGGTGTCAACCGGCACGACATCCACCCCGACCGCGGCAGCGCCGTCACCCGGGAGGACATCCGCGACGACCTGCTGCAGATGCGGCGGCACAACATCACCGCCGTCCGCACCTCGCACTACCCGAACGACTCGGCCTTCTACGAGCTGTGCGACGAGCTCGGGTTCTACGTCGTCTGCGAGGCGGACATCGAGTCGCACGCGTGGAACTGGTCGCTGTGCGACGACCCCGACTACCGGGCCACCTGGGTCGACCGGGGCGCGCGGATGGTCAGCCGGCTGCGTAACCACCCGAGCATCGTCCAGTGGAGCCTCGGCAACGAGAGCGGCTACGGCGCCAACCACGACGCGCTCGCGGGGTGGATCCGCCGGGTCGACCCGTCGCGGCCGCTGCACTACGAGGACGCGATCCGCACCCTCGGCTGGCTGCACGGCCACCACGCGACCGACGTCGTCTGCCCGATGTACGCGACGATCGACGCCATCGCGGCCTACGGCGCGCAGGTCGCCTCGGGCGAGGCCGACCGGCCCCTGGTGCTGTGCGAGTACTCGCACGCGATGGGCAACAGCAACGGCTCGCTGGCCGACTACTGGGAGACGATCTGGTCCACCCCCGGTCTGCAGGGCGGGTTCGTCTGGGAGTGGAAGGACCACGGGCTGCGCCAGACGCTGCCCGACGGCCGCACCCGCCTCGCCTACGGCGGCCAGTTCGGTGACGAGCCCAACGACGCGAACTTCGTCGCCGACGGGCTCGTCTCGGCCGATCTCGGGCCGCACCCGGCGATGCGGGAGCTGGCCTGGGTGCACCGTCCGGTCGCCGTCGAGGTCGCACCCGGGGGCGACGGGCTGCTGGTGCGCAACCGGCAGGCCTTCCTCGGCCTGGACGGGCTGGTCGGGCGCTGGCGCCTCACCGTCGACGGCGAGCCCGCTGGGGAGGGCGAGCTCGCGGTGGAGGTGGCCCCGCTCGGGGAGGCGACGACGCCGTACCCCCGCGACGTGCCGGAGGGCGCCTCGGTGCTGCTCGACGTCGAGTGGACCACCCGCGAGGACGCGTGGTGGGCGCCGGCCGGTCACCTCGTGGCCTGGGACCAGGTCGTCCTGCGCGGGGGCGCCGTGCCCGCGCCGGCCGCGGACGGCGGCCGCGTCCCCACCGCCGACGAGGCGGGCGCCCCGGCGCTGCACGTGTGGCGGGCGGCGACCGACAACGACGGCTTCAAGGTCTTCCACGCCGACGAGGACGACGAGCTGCAGGGCGGCAAGGCCCTCGCGAGCTGGAAGCGCTGGGGCCTGCTCGACGACGGCTTCACGCTGCCGCACGAGCTGTCCAGCGAGGAGGCGGCCGGCGGGGTGCTGCACCGGCTCGTCGTCGACGTGCCGCAGGAGTACGACGACCTCCCGCGCGTCGGGATGGTCCTCGAGGTCGACCCCCGCTTCTCGCAGGTCTCGTGGTTCGGCCGCGGCCCGCACGAGTGCTACCCGGACCGGCAGTCGTCCGCGGTCCTCGGCCGGCACGAGGGGCCGGTCGACGACCTGCCGTACCTCATGCCGCAGGAGTACGGGCTGCGCACCGACACGACCTGGGTCGAGCTGGTCGACCCCGCCACCGGGGACGCGCTGCGGTTCACGACGCGGGGTGAGCCGTTCCACTTCTCGGCGACCCGGCACACGTCGCGGCAGCTGTGGGCGGCCCGGTCGGCCGACGAGCTGGAGCCCCACGACCGGCTCGTCGTCTGCCTCGACGCCGCGCACCGCGGGCTGGGGACGGCCAGCTGCGGTCCCGACGTCCTGGACCGCTACAAGGTCCCCACCGGGCGCCACGAGGTCGCCGTCCTCGTGCAGGTCGTCCGCCCGGTCTAG
- a CDS encoding S1C family serine protease: protein MTPAHRPAGSSGRRRAAALLVAALAVGGVAGGGSVLALRTTAATTSAASSATAGTGTGGASGTTGSPVWWGGRGGWTEGGLGGVSGTSGSTDGTTSGTTSGASGGTTSGTTTSPTSTQLTGLVRIDSTLTDGEAAGTGMVLTADGRVVTNHHVVEGATSIRVTVMSTGRTYTATYVGGDATADVAVLQLQGASGLTPVTFAASAATTGQSVTAVGDAQGESTLTAAPGTVTALAQEIDVQGDDGTTHHLSGLVELAADIVPGDSGGAVYDAAGQVVAMNVAASSGTRDVTGYAIPAATVRQVVDEVVAGRASDTVALGYDGYLGVGLASDGSTTVYGVVAGGPVDGSGLAAGDTVTSVDGTSVSSGDQLRAAVTAHRPGDRVALTWTAPDGTTGSATVVLGTAPIA, encoded by the coding sequence GTGACCCCGGCGCACCGCCCCGCCGGGTCGAGCGGTCGGCGGCGGGCCGCCGCCCTGCTCGTCGCCGCCCTCGCGGTCGGCGGGGTCGCCGGCGGCGGCTCGGTGCTCGCCCTGCGCACGACCGCGGCGACCACGTCGGCCGCCTCCTCGGCGACCGCGGGCACCGGGACCGGCGGCGCGTCCGGGACGACGGGATCGCCGGTCTGGTGGGGCGGCCGCGGGGGCTGGACCGAGGGCGGCCTCGGCGGGGTGTCGGGGACGAGCGGGTCGACGGACGGGACGACGAGCGGGACGACGAGCGGGGCGAGCGGCGGGACGACGAGCGGGACGACGACGAGCCCGACGTCGACCCAGCTGACCGGCCTGGTCCGGATCGACTCGACCCTCACCGACGGGGAGGCCGCGGGGACCGGCATGGTCCTCACGGCCGACGGGCGCGTCGTCACCAACCACCACGTCGTCGAGGGGGCGACCTCGATCCGGGTGACGGTGATGAGCACGGGCCGCACCTACACGGCGACGTACGTCGGCGGGGACGCGACGGCCGACGTCGCGGTCCTGCAGCTGCAGGGGGCGAGCGGTCTCACGCCGGTCACCTTCGCGGCGTCCGCCGCGACCACGGGCCAGTCCGTCACCGCCGTCGGCGACGCGCAGGGGGAGTCGACGCTCACCGCGGCGCCGGGGACGGTCACCGCGCTGGCCCAGGAGATCGACGTCCAGGGCGACGACGGCACGACGCACCACCTCTCCGGCCTCGTGGAGCTCGCGGCCGACATCGTCCCCGGCGACTCCGGGGGTGCGGTCTACGACGCCGCCGGGCAGGTCGTCGCGATGAACGTCGCCGCCTCGAGCGGCACCCGCGACGTCACCGGCTACGCCATCCCCGCGGCGACGGTGCGCCAGGTGGTCGACGAGGTCGTCGCCGGGCGGGCGAGCGACACCGTGGCCCTCGGGTACGACGGCTATCTCGGGGTCGGCCTCGCGTCCGACGGCTCCACGACGGTGTACGGCGTCGTCGCCGGCGGACCGGTCGACGGCTCCGGCCTGGCGGCCGGTGACACGGTGACGTCCGTGGACGGGACGAGCGTCTCGAGCGGGGACCAGCTGCGCGCGGCCGTCACCGCGCACCGCCCGGGGGACCGGGTGGCGCTGACCTGGACCGCTCCGGACGGGACCACGGGGTCGGCGACGGTCGTCCTCGGGACGGCCCCGATCGCCTGA
- a CDS encoding DinB family protein, producing MDLRDTDLRASTLTRVDLTGARFEQVDLQDAFLRNVDLTGARLRGAWLERVDVDGELLGLTVNGVDVGPYVEAELDRRHPERVLVRAAGDGGADAVRTAWVAVRDAWGPVLERARALPEPLLHERVDHEYSFLETLRHLVFCTDAWLRRAVLGEESPFWGAGVPHDEMEEDDTPVPVDRAADPDLPQVLAARAERVAAVDTALAGLTDERLGGTTTVTGEGYPAAGEYAVRRCVMAVVREEQAHRLFAERDLAVLEARAARA from the coding sequence ATGGACCTCCGCGACACCGACCTGCGCGCCTCGACCCTCACCCGGGTGGACCTCACCGGCGCCCGCTTCGAGCAGGTCGACCTGCAGGACGCCTTCCTGCGCAACGTCGACCTCACCGGTGCCCGGCTGCGCGGGGCGTGGCTCGAGCGGGTCGACGTCGACGGGGAGCTGCTCGGCCTCACGGTCAACGGGGTCGACGTCGGCCCCTACGTCGAGGCCGAGCTCGACCGGCGCCACCCGGAGCGGGTGCTGGTCCGCGCGGCCGGCGACGGGGGAGCGGACGCGGTGCGGACCGCCTGGGTCGCCGTCCGCGACGCCTGGGGCCCGGTGCTCGAGCGCGCCCGGGCGCTGCCCGAGCCGCTGCTGCACGAACGGGTCGACCACGAGTACTCGTTCCTCGAGACGCTGCGGCACCTGGTCTTCTGCACCGACGCCTGGCTGCGGCGGGCGGTGCTCGGGGAGGAGTCGCCGTTCTGGGGCGCCGGGGTGCCGCACGACGAGATGGAGGAGGACGACACCCCGGTGCCGGTCGACCGTGCCGCCGACCCGGATCTGCCGCAGGTGCTGGCGGCGCGCGCCGAGCGGGTGGCCGCCGTCGACACGGCGCTCGCCGGGCTCACCGACGAGCGGCTCGGCGGGACGACGACGGTGACGGGGGAGGGCTACCCGGCCGCGGGCGAGTACGCCGTACGACGCTGCGTCATGGCCGTCGTGCGCGAGGAGCAGGCGCACCGGCTCTTCGCGGAGCGCGACCTCGCGGTGCTCGAGGCCCGGGCCGCACGCGCCTGA
- a CDS encoding ABC transporter ATP-binding protein has protein sequence MTFTPATTAHRLRAERVSLAYGDLRVVEDLDLAVAPGEVTAVVGANGCGKSTVLRALGRLLAPTGGRVVLDGRDVHRMRSRDVARTLGLLPQSPTAPEGIVVADLVARGRHPHQGLLARWSREDDAAVAEAMAATGVADLADRGVDELSGGQRQRVWIAMALAQQTDLLLLDEPTTFLDVAHQVDVLDLLLDLRDERGTTVVMVLHDLNLAARYADRLVAVRDGRVHAEGRPDEVITPEVVEAVFGLPCRVVPDPISGTPLVLPIGRHRVGRHVA, from the coding sequence GTGACCTTCACGCCCGCGACCACCGCCCACCGGCTGCGCGCCGAGCGCGTCAGCCTCGCGTACGGCGACCTGCGGGTCGTCGAGGACCTCGACCTCGCCGTCGCGCCCGGTGAGGTGACGGCCGTCGTCGGGGCCAACGGCTGCGGCAAGTCGACGGTGCTCCGCGCCCTCGGCCGCCTCCTCGCCCCCACGGGCGGACGGGTCGTCCTCGACGGGCGCGACGTGCACCGGATGCGCTCGCGCGACGTCGCCCGCACCCTCGGCCTGCTGCCGCAGAGCCCCACCGCGCCCGAGGGCATCGTCGTCGCCGACCTCGTCGCCCGGGGCCGGCACCCGCACCAGGGGCTGCTGGCCCGGTGGAGCCGCGAGGACGACGCGGCCGTCGCCGAGGCGATGGCCGCCACCGGCGTCGCCGACCTCGCCGACCGGGGGGTCGACGAGCTGAGCGGCGGCCAGCGCCAGCGGGTCTGGATCGCCATGGCCCTCGCGCAGCAGACCGACCTCCTCCTGCTCGACGAGCCGACGACCTTCCTCGACGTCGCCCACCAGGTCGACGTGCTCGACCTGCTGCTCGACCTGCGCGACGAGCGCGGGACGACCGTCGTCATGGTCCTGCACGACCTCAACCTCGCCGCGCGCTACGCCGACCGCCTCGTCGCCGTGCGCGACGGGCGGGTGCACGCCGAGGGCCGCCCCGACGAGGTCATCACGCCGGAGGTCGTCGAGGCCGTCTTCGGTCTGCCGTGCCGCGTCGTCCCCGACCCCATCTCGGGGACCCCCCTCGTGCTGCCCATCGGCCGGCACCGGGTCGGTCGGCACGTCGCCTGA
- a CDS encoding FecCD family ABC transporter permease, whose amino-acid sequence MSVRTAPRTGPTAPVATTPGVTGLRAGRRARARRHHLVVAVLALLLLGACLVALMVGHTFYGPGEVLRVVLGERVPGASFTVGGLRLPRTCLAALAGLAFGAAGVTFQTLLRNALAAPDVIGISSGASAAGVVAIVVLSLDDTWVAVVALVGALVTAAVIHLVSAGGPGFAGTRLILVGIGVGAMLDSVVTYVLSRASEWDLQTAMRWLTGNVNGATWSRVVPLAVACAVLLPLLASRGRALEVLRLGDDAAASLGVRVGRTRMLLLLAAVGLLAVATSAAGPIAFVAFMAGPIAARLVPAGRSLLVPSALVGGLLVVVADLVGQYALGTRFPVGVVTGVLGAPYLVHLLVRTNRSGASL is encoded by the coding sequence GTGAGCGTCCGTACGGCGCCCCGTACGGGCCCGACCGCGCCGGTCGCCACCACCCCCGGCGTCACGGGGCTGCGCGCCGGCCGCCGGGCCCGCGCCCGCCGGCACCACCTCGTCGTCGCCGTCCTCGCCCTGCTCCTGCTCGGTGCCTGCCTCGTCGCCCTCATGGTCGGCCACACCTTCTACGGGCCGGGCGAGGTGCTGCGGGTCGTCCTCGGTGAGCGGGTGCCCGGCGCGTCGTTCACCGTGGGCGGGCTGCGGCTGCCGCGCACGTGCCTCGCGGCCCTCGCCGGGCTCGCGTTCGGCGCCGCGGGCGTGACCTTCCAGACGCTGCTGCGCAACGCGCTCGCCGCCCCCGACGTCATCGGGATCAGCTCCGGCGCGAGCGCAGCCGGCGTCGTCGCCATCGTCGTGCTGTCGCTCGACGACACCTGGGTCGCCGTCGTCGCGCTGGTCGGTGCGCTGGTCACCGCCGCCGTCATCCACCTGGTCTCCGCGGGTGGGCCGGGCTTCGCCGGCACGCGGCTCATCCTCGTCGGCATCGGCGTCGGCGCGATGCTCGACAGCGTCGTCACCTACGTCCTGTCGCGGGCCAGTGAGTGGGACCTGCAGACGGCGATGCGGTGGCTCACCGGCAACGTCAACGGCGCGACGTGGTCGCGGGTCGTCCCGCTGGCCGTCGCCTGCGCCGTCCTGCTGCCGCTGCTCGCCTCGCGCGGCCGGGCGCTGGAGGTGCTGCGCCTCGGCGACGACGCCGCCGCCTCGCTCGGCGTGCGGGTCGGCCGCACGCGGATGCTGTTGCTGCTGGCCGCGGTCGGCCTGCTCGCCGTCGCGACGTCGGCGGCCGGCCCGATCGCCTTCGTCGCCTTCATGGCCGGGCCGATCGCGGCCCGCCTCGTGCCGGCCGGCCGGTCCCTGCTGGTGCCGAGCGCGCTGGTCGGCGGGCTGCTCGTCGTCGTCGCCGACCTCGTCGGGCAGTACGCCCTCGGCACCCGCTTCCCCGTCGGCGTCGTCACCGGCGTCCTCGGGGCGCCGTACCTCGTCCACCTGCTCGTCCGCACCAACCGCTCGGGAGCCTCGCTGTGA
- a CDS encoding FecCD family ABC transporter permease: protein MSRTLAPARPAAAPAQRRPVGLRVTWAVGSVVLLALLVALSVAVGARTVPLGDVVTALTGGGSGLDAAVVTQRVPRTVLAVLVGAALALAGAVMQGVTRNPLADPGLLGVSSGAALFVVVGITAFGLSSATGYLVVAVAGSAVAATFVYAVGALGRGGATPLKLALSGAATSAALSSLVSAILLPRVDVMTRFRFWQIGGVGGASWDRIAVALPVLAAGALLCLAMARGLNSLALGDDLAAGLGVHVRRTRLLAAAGAVVLAGAATAIAGPIGFVGLVVPHVVRTVVGSDHRWLLPLSAVGGSALLVLADVVGRVVARPSEVDVGIVTALVGAPFFVWIVRRRTVREL, encoded by the coding sequence GTGAGCCGGACCCTCGCGCCCGCCCGACCGGCCGCCGCGCCGGCGCAGCGGCGGCCGGTCGGGCTGCGCGTCACCTGGGCGGTCGGGTCGGTCGTGCTGCTCGCCCTCCTCGTCGCCCTGTCCGTCGCCGTCGGCGCGCGCACCGTGCCGCTCGGGGACGTCGTCACCGCGCTGACCGGCGGCGGCAGCGGCCTCGACGCCGCGGTCGTCACCCAGCGCGTCCCGCGGACCGTCCTCGCCGTCCTCGTCGGCGCGGCCCTCGCCCTCGCCGGCGCGGTCATGCAGGGCGTGACCCGCAACCCGCTCGCCGACCCCGGCCTGCTCGGCGTCAGCTCCGGCGCGGCCCTCTTCGTCGTCGTCGGCATCACCGCCTTCGGCCTGTCGTCGGCGACCGGCTACCTCGTCGTCGCGGTCGCGGGCTCGGCGGTCGCGGCCACCTTCGTGTACGCCGTCGGCGCGCTCGGCCGCGGCGGCGCCACCCCGCTCAAGCTGGCCCTCTCCGGCGCCGCGACGAGCGCCGCGCTCAGCTCGCTGGTCAGCGCGATCCTGCTGCCGCGGGTCGACGTCATGACCCGCTTCCGCTTCTGGCAGATCGGCGGCGTCGGCGGCGCGTCCTGGGACCGCATCGCCGTCGCCCTCCCCGTCCTCGCGGCCGGGGCGCTGCTCTGCCTCGCCATGGCCCGCGGCCTGAACTCCCTCGCCCTCGGCGACGACCTCGCCGCCGGCCTCGGCGTCCACGTGCGCCGCACCCGGCTGCTCGCCGCCGCCGGGGCCGTCGTGCTCGCCGGCGCGGCCACCGCGATCGCCGGCCCCATCGGCTTCGTCGGGCTCGTCGTCCCGCACGTGGTGCGCACCGTCGTGGGCTCCGACCACCGCTGGCTGCTCCCGCTCAGCGCCGTCGGCGGCTCGGCCCTGCTCGTCCTCGCCGACGTCGTCGGCCGGGTCGTCGCCCGGCCGTCCGAGGTCGACGTCGGCATCGTCACCGCCCTCGTCGGGGCCCCGTTCTTCGTCTGGATCGTGCGGCGCCGCACGGTGCGCGAGCTGTGA
- a CDS encoding iron-siderophore ABC transporter substrate-binding protein, with product MRLPRPVALAVAALALALAGCSSAATGATGDDPAATAGSTGSAAAFPVTVPHAFGSTTVERKPTRIATVSWANHEVPLALGVVPVGMSKATWGDDDGDGVLPWDAQRLAELGAQTPVLFDETQGLDFEKVADTRPDLILATYSGLTKEDYDKLSQIAPTIAYPKVAWGTPWQEMVTVSATAMGEKAEGEQLVADVEKTVRDDFAEHPTLAGKKVLFATFDPADKSKIGFYTGHDTRPGFLADLGLPAPALVAEETARTQAFYTTVSTEQADRLDDVDLVVTYGNASTLKTLQADPVLSTVPAIKAGHVAVLPDSTPLAAAANPSPLNIRWGVERYLDLLADALQPAA from the coding sequence ATGCGTCTCCCCCGTCCGGTCGCGCTCGCCGTCGCCGCCCTCGCCCTGGCCCTCGCGGGTTGCTCGTCGGCCGCCACCGGCGCCACCGGCGACGACCCCGCCGCCACGGCGGGCTCCACCGGGTCCGCCGCCGCCTTCCCGGTCACCGTCCCGCACGCCTTCGGCAGCACGACGGTCGAGAGGAAGCCCACCCGCATCGCCACCGTCTCCTGGGCCAACCACGAGGTGCCCCTCGCCCTCGGCGTCGTCCCGGTCGGGATGAGCAAGGCGACCTGGGGCGACGACGACGGCGACGGCGTCCTGCCGTGGGACGCGCAGCGGCTCGCCGAGCTCGGGGCGCAGACGCCGGTCCTGTTCGACGAGACCCAGGGCCTGGACTTCGAGAAGGTCGCCGACACCCGGCCCGACCTCATCCTCGCCACCTACTCCGGCCTGACGAAGGAGGACTACGACAAGCTCTCCCAGATCGCGCCGACCATCGCCTACCCGAAGGTCGCCTGGGGCACCCCGTGGCAGGAGATGGTGACGGTGAGCGCCACCGCGATGGGCGAGAAGGCCGAGGGCGAGCAGCTCGTCGCCGACGTCGAGAAGACGGTGCGGGACGACTTCGCGGAGCACCCGACGCTCGCCGGCAAGAAGGTCCTCTTCGCGACCTTCGACCCCGCCGACAAGAGCAAGATCGGCTTCTACACCGGCCACGACACCCGACCCGGCTTCCTCGCCGACCTCGGCCTGCCCGCCCCGGCGCTCGTCGCCGAGGAGACCGCCCGGACGCAGGCGTTCTACACGACGGTGAGCACCGAGCAGGCCGACCGTCTCGACGACGTCGACCTCGTCGTCACCTACGGCAACGCCTCGACGCTGAAGACCCTCCAGGCCGATCCGGTCCTGTCCACGGTCCCCGCCATCAAGGCCGGCCACGTCGCCGTCCTCCCGGACTCGACCCCGCTCGCCGCCGCGGCCAACCCCTCGCCGCTCAACATCCGGTGGGGCGTCGAGCGGTACCTCGACCTGCTCGCGGACGCCCTGCAGCCGGCGGCGTGA
- a CDS encoding DUF2470 domain-containing protein, which translates to MTSRVRTEPSAAEAARTALATWSAGSLLLRRCPAGGRSWGVDLEGGVEGRPVLVVEPGSPVVAALRACPVGVLVLPPAGPPDRSVLRLTARFTPLRGASTDGRRRYRSELLAVCLVGPGRRPVEPAAFAAAEPDPLRQSAARVVDHLASRHRGELLACLRAQGYDALDVVPRAVDGYGLSLAVLDADGVRAVRLPFPGGPVRDADLDAGWALPLRCACP; encoded by the coding sequence ATGACGAGCCGGGTGCGGACCGAGCCGAGCGCGGCCGAGGCGGCACGGACCGCGCTGGCCACCTGGTCGGCGGGGAGCCTGCTGCTGCGCCGCTGCCCGGCCGGGGGGCGGTCGTGGGGCGTGGACCTCGAGGGCGGCGTGGAGGGTCGCCCGGTCCTCGTGGTCGAGCCCGGGTCGCCGGTGGTCGCCGCGCTGCGGGCCTGCCCGGTGGGGGTCCTCGTCCTCCCGCCGGCCGGACCGCCCGACCGGTCGGTGCTGCGCCTGACGGCGCGCTTCACGCCGTTGCGCGGCGCGTCGACCGACGGACGGCGCCGCTACCGGTCCGAGCTGCTCGCGGTGTGCCTCGTGGGCCCCGGCCGACGACCCGTCGAGCCGGCCGCCTTCGCTGCGGCCGAGCCGGACCCGTTGCGGCAGAGTGCCGCTCGCGTCGTCGACCACCTCGCGTCCCGTCACCGGGGCGAGCTGCTCGCCTGCCTGCGGGCGCAGGGGTACGACGCCCTCGACGTCGTCCCGCGCGCGGTCGACGGCTACGGGCTCAGCCTCGCCGTCCTCGACGCGGACGGCGTGCGTGCGGTTCGGCTCCCGTTCCCCGGGGGCCCGGTTCGCGACGCCGACCTCGACGCCGGGTGGGCGCTCCCCCTGCGCTGCGCCTGCCCCTGA
- a CDS encoding zinc transporter permease, whose translation MTTTPATPETHDTHADHEHVHGADCGHEAVEHGDHVDYVHDGHRHAVHDDHVDEH comes from the coding sequence GTGACCACCACCCCTGCGACCCCCGAGACCCACGACACCCACGCCGACCACGAGCACGTGCACGGCGCCGACTGCGGGCACGAGGCCGTCGAGCACGGCGACCACGTCGACTACGTGCACGACGGGCACCGTCACGCGGTCCACGACGACCACGTCGACGAGCACTGA